A window of Kocuria sp. TGY1127_2 genomic DNA:
CACTCGAAAACAACCGTCGGGGAGCTATTCCGGCGGGGTCCTGGACAATTATTGGACTCTTCCCCTCGGGGACCCGGAGGTCATTTACCTCCAAGGCTCCGGGAACGACGTCTACGTGCGAGACAACGAGCGCGTCAGACGTGACGCCACCCGGACAATACGCAAGTTGAAGGAGCTGTATCCCCGGTCGACGGTCGTCCTCAGCGGCGTCGTGACCGAGGACATTCCGGAGCACAGGAGCAGGGACGAACTCTCCCGCGTCTACGAACAAGTCGCCGAGTCCGAGAAGATCCGATTCCTCCCCTTGAAGGGGTGGACCACCATCTACCAGGGTGCTCCGTTGCTCTCGGCAGACCATATCCATTTCACGGACGCCGGTCATGATCACATGGCCGATCCCTTCACGGAACAATTCCGGAAGGCGATCCGTTAGATGCATGAGCTCATTGGCTCCGTCCGCCCCACCGCGAAAGATCGGCGCCGTGCGAACAGCGGTGGCATTCACCCTGTTTGCACGGAATGATGGGGTCGAATCGTAGATGGAGGAAAACATGTCGGACCTGACCGAGGTCGAGGTCTTCATCCCGGCTGGAGGCCCCGAGGACACCGAACGCGAAGAGTTCCTCGACGCCGCGGCCGAACTCGCGGAACAGGGGTACCCCATCACGGTGTACGTCCGCGGCGAAGACGAATGGGCCTTCGAAGAATGCGAACACGTGGCGGACATGCTTGAGGCTTCCGGGGACATGGTCTTGCCCATCACCCTTCTGGGACCACAGATCGTGGCCTCCTGGATGTATCCCACGTCCGAGCAGATGCGCAGGTTCGCGAAGGCGCAGGAGCCCAAGCGCAAGGACCCGCGTTTCAGTGCCGCCGCGGCCGCATGCGGTCCAGGCGGCCGTCAGGTTCCCGGCAGCGGACAGCCCTCGGAGAAGCCCGCCCCAGCGGGTTTTGCTGCGGTTTTGGCCGGGGTTCCCGAAACTCCTCGGGGCGGCCCCGATATGGGCGCCCGACGCAACCTCATGGGCGGTGACATTGGCGAGGGGGTACCACCATCATCGACCACGGCGGATTCCACCGGTGATGAGCAGGCCTCAGGCGGTTGTTGCGGCGGATCCTGCGGGTGCGGCGGCCACTGACCTGTCGGTGTCGAACAAGTACTGCCCCTGATCCGACAAGGTGAGCCAAGTAGTGTGGGGCAAAACATCGACTTGAAGGAGTGACCATGAGGTTCTTCCCGAGCAGGAACAATCGTCGTCCGGAATGGCAGCTCTCGCTGTCTCCCGAAGAGAAGAAGAAACGTCAGGCCCAGACGCGCGAACACAAGCGAGGCGGAACAGTGCGGCAGGGCAGCCGGAATCGGGCGGGTCGGGCTGCTCCCGGTTCGGCCGTCGCCGCAGGCCGGAGCCGAGGGACCAACCACCCGACTGATACCCACCGGCACGATGATTCTGATAACCGCCCGGCACGGAAAGCGGGTGGGTTCCTCCGCGATTCGACTATCGCTTTCGTTTGGGGTTTCGCGGATGCGACGGTGTGGTGTGTTTCCCCAGAAGTGTGGACATCCAATGTGGCCCTCAAGAATCCGGCCCGAGGCGGCGCCATCACATGGGGCGCCCTTGCCGGTTCTCTCGCGGGAGGGGTCTGCACGTACAGAATCGCTCAAGAGGCCGGAAAACGCGAGAATGCTCAGCGGTTGCTCCGCATCCCCGG
This region includes:
- a CDS encoding arsenic metallochaperone ArsD family protein, with product MSDLTEVEVFIPAGGPEDTEREEFLDAAAELAEQGYPITVYVRGEDEWAFEECEHVADMLEASGDMVLPITLLGPQIVASWMYPTSEQMRRFAKAQEPKRKDPRFSAAAAACGPGGRQVPGSGQPSEKPAPAGFAAVLAGVPETPRGGPDMGARRNLMGGDIGEGVPPSSTTADSTGDEQASGGCCGGSCGCGGH